The DNA region ACACGGCGCTGTTCTTCGAAGGTGCCCGCGCGCGCGTCGATCTCGCGAATGACCGGATCGATGCAGACCTGTCGGGCACGCTGCTCTCCTCGGCAGGGCAGACGCCGATCGCGCTGGGTCTGGTCGCGGATCGCGGCCTGGAGGCGCTGTTCGTCGACCTGAGGATACGCGGCCTGGTTCCCGCGAGCGTCGCGCCGCGCCGCGGCGCGTTTGCCGCGCTGTCGGGGATCGAGGCTCCCGTCGATCTCGATCTCGTCATCGACGCCTCGCGCGAGGCAGGCCTGCGGAGCGCGCTGCTCGAACTCGATCTCGGAGCGGGGCACTGGCGCAGCCCGCGCGGCGTGTTCCCCGTCGAGGGCGGCGAGGCGAGTCTGGCCTACGACACGCAGGCTGCCCGGATCGATGTCAGCGCCCTGCGCCTGCAGTCGGAACTGCTCCAGCTCGACCTGTCCGGCGCGATCACCGACCTTGCCGGCTACCAGGACGCGCTGCCCTCGCGGGCGCGCTATGAGCTGGTCTCCGGGCCGGGCCGGCTCGATCTCGCAGGCGTCTTCCCCGAGCCGCTGCGCTGGGAGGCCGTGACGGCGCAGGGCGATCTCGACCGCGAGTCGGTGCGCATCGGCTTCGACCGGCTCGATATCGAACTCGACATTGCCGAGGCCGCCTTCACCGGCGCCGTGTCCTTCGAGATCATCAACGATCGGCTCCTGCCCAACCTGCGCCTCGAAGGTCCGATCCGGGGCAATATCGGCAAGGAGGACGTGCTGCGGTTCTGGCCGGTCGACTTCGCGCTCGGCGCGCGCGACTGGATCCGCGATTCCGTGCTCGGCGGGCGGCTCTCGGACGCGCAGCTGTTCATGGATGTCCCCGCCGAGGGGCTGGCGCGCAAGTTCATCGAGGACGAGGCGCTGAGTCTGTCCTTCCACTTCCACGACGCGGACGTGCGCTACGTCTCGACGATGACGCCGCTGCGCGGCCTGTCCGGGACGGGCGAGCTGCTGGGCAACTCGCTCGTACTGGACGGAACCGGCGGACGGATCGGGGATCTCATCGCCGACACGATCTTCGTGCGCGCCCCGCAGCTGAACCCGAAAGGCGCAATGGCGCGCTTCGGCGGTACCGGCCGTGGCCAGGCCGCCGATCTCATCGCCCTCCTGGACGAGGAGCCGCTGGGCTTCGCCACAGATTACGGCATCGACCCGGCGAGCTTCGAGGGCGAGGGCAGCATCCGCTTCGAGATCGGCCGCCCCATGCTGCGCGACGTGCCGGTGGAGGATGTCGAGTTCGACATCGGCGCGGAGTTCACCGGCGTCGCCGGTCCCGCCGGAGTCGGGGATCTGCGCTTCACCGATGGGACCGTGCTGATCGAGGCCGACGCCGCGCGGCTCGTCGGCACCGGGGTCGCAGAGCTCGCCGGCGCGCGCGCCGACATCCGCTGGGAAGAGGACTTCAATGCAGGGGAGGGAGCCGACAGCACGCTCATCAGCGTCTCCGCCCGCGCCGATCCGGGTACGCTCGACCGCCTCGGCCTGCCGGTGCGGCGCTTCCTCGACGGGCCGGCCGATATCGATGCGCGCCTGTCGGGCAATGGTTTCGAATTCCGCACGATCGCCCTGTCGATGGACCTCGCCGATACAGCGATCGCCCTGCCGGGCGCGCTTTGGTCGAAGCCTTCAGGCGTGCCCGCGGCGGCAGCCTTCACCGTGGCGTTCGAGGAGGACGGCTCGATCCTTCTGAGCGACCTCACCGCCCAGGCGCCGGATGCGGCGCTCGCGGCGAGCGCGGAACTCGCGGCGGACGGCCGGCTGCTTTCCGCCTCCGCCCGGCGCGTGTTCGTGGAGGATTTGCTCGATCTCGCGGTGGAGGCGGGCCGGCCCGAAGGCCCCGAGGGTCCGCTTCTGCTGCGCGCGAGCGGTCCGTTCCTCACGGCTGGCGATCTCCTCGACCAGCTTCCCCAGCTCTCCTTCGAGCAGGCGGGGCCTGCCGAGCCTGCCGGCCTGCCGCTGATCCTCGAGGCCGAGATCGACAGCGTCACCCTTCGCTCCGTGGACTTCGAGGGCGTGCAGCTGCGTCTCGTGACCCGGCCCGAAGGCGTGGAGCGCTTCCTCTTCGCCGGGCGCACGCAGGCCGGTCCGGTGGACCTGCGCTTCGCGCCCTCGGCCGAGGGCGGCCGCATCCTCGCTGCCGAGGGCGCGGATGCCGGCGCGCTCCTCGAGGCGTTCGCCGGCTTCGACAATGCCCGCGGCGGGGTGCTGCGCCTGAGCGGGGAAGCCCCGCCTCTCGGCGAGGAGGGCCCCCTGCGCGGACGCGTGGAGGTCGGCGCCTTCACGCTGGAGCAGATGCCGCTGCTCGCACGCATCCTGGCCGCGGGATCCCTCGAGGGGCTGGCGAGTCTGGTCAGCGGCGAGGGTCTCGTCTTCGAACGGCTCGAGGCCGACTATGTCTGGAACGATGGCGTGCTGCAGATGGGCGATGCGCGCGTTGCCGGGCCTGCGCTCGGCATCACGTGGAACGGCGTCGTCGACCTGTCCGGCCGGCGCATGACCCTCGACGGCACCCTGCTGCCCTCCTACGGCATGAATTCCGTGCTCGGCGAACTGCCGGTCGTCGGCGAGCTGCTGACCTCGCGGCGCGGGGAGGGCGTGATCGGCGTCACCTTCTCCGTGCAAGGTCCGTTCGAGGCGACCCGGGTGACTGCCAACCCGCTCTCGGCGCTCGCGCCGGGAGTGTTCCGGCGCATCTTCGAAGGCACCTCGGCGGCGCGCGAGCTGGAGGCGCTGGAGGCCCAGCGGCGCGAGGCGCGCGAGGCCGAGGCGAGCAGCGCGGAAGACCTCATCGAGGATGTTCCGGTCGAGATTCCCGACGCTCCGGCCGAGCCGGAGGAGCCTGGCCCGCCGGGCGAGGAGGGCCGATGAGGATCGTCGGCCTGATGAGCGGGACCTCGCTCGACGGGGTCGATGCGGCGCTGATCGAGACCGACGGGGAGCGCATCCTCGGCTTCGGTCCGGGCCTGGAGCGCCCCTACACCAGGGACGAGCGCGCCGTGCTCGCGCGCGCCGTCGAAGCGGCCCGCGCCTGGAGTTTCGAGGGCGCCGAGCCGGATTTCTCCGATGCCGAGGCGGTCCTGACCCGCACCCACGAGGCGGCGGTGCGCGCCGTCTGTGATGCGGCGAAGCTGGCTCCGGACACGCTAGACCTGGTCGGCTTTCACGGGCAGACCGTGCTGCACCGCGCCCCGTCCGGGACCCGTCCCGGCCGCACCCGCCAGATCGGGGACGGACAGGCGCTCGCTGATGCGCTCGGCTGTCCGGTGGCATTCGATTTCCGCAGCGCCGATGTCGCGGCCGGCGGGCAGGGCGCCCCGCTCGCACCGGTCTATCACGCCGCTCTCATCGAGGCGGCCGGCCTCGAGCGCCCCATAGGCGTGCTCAATCTCGGCGGGGTCGGCAACATCACCCATGTCGACGCGCGCGGCGCGCTGATCGCCTTCGACACCGGCCCGGCCAACGGGCTGATCGACGCGTTCATGGAGGATCGCACCGGCACGGCGATGGACACCGATGGCGCCACCGCGGCGCAGGGCCGGCCGCATGAGGGCGCGCTGGCCGACTATCTCGACCATGCCCATTTCGGACAGGACGGGCCGAAATCGCTCGACCGCTGGGACTTCTCGCTCGATCCGGTGCGCAACCTGTCCACCGAGGACGGGGCGGCGACACTCTCGGTGCTGACCGCGCGCACGGTCGGGCTCGCGCTCGACCGCCTGCCGGAGCGCCCGAAGCGCCTCGTCGTGTGTGGCGGCGGGCGCAGGAACCGTACCCTGCTCAGCCTCATAGAGACGGCCGCGGGCATCCGCGTCCATGCGGCCGAGGCCGTGGGCTGGCGCGGCGATCTCATCGAGGCCGAGGCCTTCGCCTATCTCGCGGCGAGGACGATGAAGGGCCTGCCGATCAGCTTTCCCGGCACCACGGGAGTGGACAAACCGATGAGCGGCGGCCGCGTGGTGCGGCCGCGCTGATCAGCGCTTCTTCTTGTCCTTGCTCTCGATCGGCGGCGCGTCGAGCTGGGCAAGGCGCCTGTCGAGATAGCGCGTGATCGACTTCTCGAGCTCTTCGACGTGATTGGTGAAGAGGTGGGACGCGCCCGGGATGATCTCGCGCTCGATCTCGATGCCCTTCTGCACGCGCACCTTGCTCATCACGCGCTCCATCTCGTCGGGCGGCACGATCGCGTCGGCCTCGCCATGCGCGATGAGGCCAGAGGCCGGGCAGGGGGCGAGGAAGGTGAAGTCGTACATGTTGGTCGGCGGGGCGACGGAGATGAAGCCGGCGATCTCGGGGCGGCGCATCAGCAGCTGCATGCCCACGAACGCCCCGAAGCTGTGCCCGGCGACCCAGCAATAGGCGGCGTTGGGATTGTGAGCCTGCGCCCAGTCGAGGGCGGTCGCGGCATCCGACAGCTCGCCATAGCCCTGGTCGTAGACGCCCTGGCTGCGCCCGACACCGCGGAAATTGAAGCGCAGCACCGCAAAGCCGCGCTGCTTGAACAGGTCGTACATCATCAGATTGACGGGCGTTTCCATGTGCCCGCCGCCGCGCGGATGGGCGTGCAGGATCAGCGCGACCGGCGCGCCTGCTTCCTTGCCGGGGCTGTACTTGCCTTCGAGACGGCCCGCCGGGCCATTGATGATGACGTCAGGCATGGGTTTGAAATCGTGTCCTGTGATGAATACCTGAGTGTGGAGGTTGGAATTGATTTCCGCGTGCTGGTCCCCTAGAAGCTCGATGCGAGCCGAATTCTTGACCGTTCCGCTCGGAAACCTATCTCACCCTCCGCGCTGTGGTTCGGTGCGGCGAGCGGGCCTTCTAACACAAGGGCCTGCGCCAAAGCGAGTGTGATGGCGCATCGGCGTCGAAGTTCATTATCCCGGGGAGGGAGGAAGAACCATGAAACTCAGCACCAAGGGGCGTTACGCCGTGATGGCGATGGTCGACCTGGCGCAGGCCTCGAAGGACCGTCCGGTTCCGCTCGGCGACATCGCCTCGCGCCAGGAAATCTCGCTGTCCTATCTCGAGCAGCTCTTCGCCAAGCTCAGGAAGGCCGGCGTCGTGAAGTCCGTGCGCGGTCCGGGCGGCGGCTATCGCCTTGCCCGCCCGACCGGCGAGACGCGCATATCCGACATCATGATGGCGGTGGAGGAGCCGGTGAAGGTGACCCGCTGCAAGACCGCCGCGAAGGGCTGCCTGGAAGGCGGGCGGCGCTGCGTCACCCACGATCTGTGGGACGAACTCGGCCGCCACATCCATCTCTTCCTGTCCGGGGTCACGCTGGAGGACGTGCTGGAACGCCGCGTTCTCGGCGCGGCGCGCGCGAGTCAGGCAGGCACCGGGGCGCTGGCGCTCGAGGCGGCCGAGTAGTGACGGT from Marinicauda algicola includes:
- a CDS encoding alpha/beta hydrolase, translating into MPDVIINGPAGRLEGKYSPGKEAGAPVALILHAHPRGGGHMETPVNLMMYDLFKQRGFAVLRFNFRGVGRSQGVYDQGYGELSDAATALDWAQAHNPNAAYCWVAGHSFGAFVGMQLLMRRPEIAGFISVAPPTNMYDFTFLAPCPASGLIAHGEADAIVPPDEMERVMSKVRVQKGIEIEREIIPGASHLFTNHVEELEKSITRYLDRRLAQLDAPPIESKDKKKR
- a CDS encoding DUF3971 domain-containing protein; amino-acid sequence: MMKRTARLALLYTLEAIAALLALALFAGAVVLWRLASGPVPLEMLRPNVTAMLAEAFEAERAEIGQLTLRYDPDLAAIVVTASDVRVYEETALLTAAREIEAGFALDLLLIGRAAPVMVAADGGSFSLVRHADGSLAAGLGRPGRLGAGGADTQRWERLLSDAQGGGAGDTLSRLVRVDLRGADIRVLDAVTDTALFFEGARARVDLANDRIDADLSGTLLSSAGQTPIALGLVADRGLEALFVDLRIRGLVPASVAPRRGAFAALSGIEAPVDLDLVIDASREAGLRSALLELDLGAGHWRSPRGVFPVEGGEASLAYDTQAARIDVSALRLQSELLQLDLSGAITDLAGYQDALPSRARYELVSGPGRLDLAGVFPEPLRWEAVTAQGDLDRESVRIGFDRLDIELDIAEAAFTGAVSFEIINDRLLPNLRLEGPIRGNIGKEDVLRFWPVDFALGARDWIRDSVLGGRLSDAQLFMDVPAEGLARKFIEDEALSLSFHFHDADVRYVSTMTPLRGLSGTGELLGNSLVLDGTGGRIGDLIADTIFVRAPQLNPKGAMARFGGTGRGQAADLIALLDEEPLGFATDYGIDPASFEGEGSIRFEIGRPMLRDVPVEDVEFDIGAEFTGVAGPAGVGDLRFTDGTVLIEADAARLVGTGVAELAGARADIRWEEDFNAGEGADSTLISVSARADPGTLDRLGLPVRRFLDGPADIDARLSGNGFEFRTIALSMDLADTAIALPGALWSKPSGVPAAAAFTVAFEEDGSILLSDLTAQAPDAALAASAELAADGRLLSASARRVFVEDLLDLAVEAGRPEGPEGPLLLRASGPFLTAGDLLDQLPQLSFEQAGPAEPAGLPLILEAEIDSVTLRSVDFEGVQLRLVTRPEGVERFLFAGRTQAGPVDLRFAPSAEGGRILAAEGADAGALLEAFAGFDNARGGVLRLSGEAPPLGEEGPLRGRVEVGAFTLEQMPLLARILAAGSLEGLASLVSGEGLVFERLEADYVWNDGVLQMGDARVAGPALGITWNGVVDLSGRRMTLDGTLLPSYGMNSVLGELPVVGELLTSRRGEGVIGVTFSVQGPFEATRVTANPLSALAPGVFRRIFEGTSAARELEALEAQRREAREAEASSAEDLIEDVPVEIPDAPAEPEEPGPPGEEGR
- a CDS encoding Rrf2 family transcriptional regulator, with protein sequence MKLSTKGRYAVMAMVDLAQASKDRPVPLGDIASRQEISLSYLEQLFAKLRKAGVVKSVRGPGGGYRLARPTGETRISDIMMAVEEPVKVTRCKTAAKGCLEGGRRCVTHDLWDELGRHIHLFLSGVTLEDVLERRVLGAARASQAGTGALALEAAE
- a CDS encoding anhydro-N-acetylmuramic acid kinase — encoded protein: MRIVGLMSGTSLDGVDAALIETDGERILGFGPGLERPYTRDERAVLARAVEAARAWSFEGAEPDFSDAEAVLTRTHEAAVRAVCDAAKLAPDTLDLVGFHGQTVLHRAPSGTRPGRTRQIGDGQALADALGCPVAFDFRSADVAAGGQGAPLAPVYHAALIEAAGLERPIGVLNLGGVGNITHVDARGALIAFDTGPANGLIDAFMEDRTGTAMDTDGATAAQGRPHEGALADYLDHAHFGQDGPKSLDRWDFSLDPVRNLSTEDGAATLSVLTARTVGLALDRLPERPKRLVVCGGGRRNRTLLSLIETAAGIRVHAAEAVGWRGDLIEAEAFAYLAARTMKGLPISFPGTTGVDKPMSGGRVVRPR